One stretch of Caldinitratiruptor microaerophilus DNA includes these proteins:
- a CDS encoding ribose-phosphate diphosphokinase, whose protein sequence is MGYQDRRLKIFAGNANPELAREIARHLGIELGDMEVGRFSNGEIRVKLNESVRGSDCFVIQPTCHPVNDNLMELLIILDALRRASARRITAVIPHYGYARQDRKARGREPISAKLVANLIVTAGARRVLTMDLHADQIQGFFDVPVDHLRAVPLIAEYFKRKRLENLTVVSPDTGGVVRARELAERLGVGLAIIDKRRPEPNQAEIMNVIGDIAGKTCILLDDMIDTAGTILEGAQALLERGAAAVYAAATHAVFSGPAYERLAHPGLTQVVVTNTIPVDAERLGDKLDVLSVAPLFGEAIIRIHEDLSVSKMFD, encoded by the coding sequence GTGGGGTATCAGGACCGGCGGCTCAAGATCTTCGCCGGGAACGCCAACCCGGAGCTGGCGAGGGAGATCGCACGCCACCTGGGCATCGAGCTGGGTGACATGGAGGTGGGCCGGTTCTCCAACGGGGAGATCCGGGTGAAGCTCAACGAGAGCGTGCGCGGCTCGGACTGCTTCGTCATCCAGCCGACGTGTCACCCGGTGAACGACAACCTCATGGAGCTGCTCATCATCCTGGACGCGCTGCGGCGGGCGTCCGCCCGCCGGATCACGGCGGTCATCCCGCACTACGGGTACGCCCGCCAGGACCGGAAGGCCCGCGGGCGCGAGCCGATCTCCGCCAAGCTCGTGGCGAACCTGATCGTCACCGCCGGCGCGCGCCGGGTCCTGACCATGGACCTCCACGCCGACCAGATCCAGGGTTTCTTCGACGTGCCGGTCGACCACCTGCGGGCGGTGCCCCTCATCGCCGAGTACTTCAAGCGCAAGCGGCTCGAGAACCTCACGGTGGTCTCCCCGGACACCGGCGGCGTGGTCCGCGCCCGCGAGCTGGCCGAGCGGCTCGGGGTGGGGCTCGCCATCATCGACAAGCGCCGCCCCGAACCCAACCAGGCCGAGATCATGAACGTGATCGGCGACATCGCTGGCAAGACCTGCATCCTGCTGGACGACATGATCGATACCGCCGGCACCATCCTGGAGGGTGCCCAGGCGCTCCTGGAGCGGGGGGCGGCGGCGGTCTACGCCGCGGCCACCCACGCGGTCTTCTCCGGCCCGGCCTACGAGCGGCTGGCCCACCCCGGGCTGACGCAGGTCGTGGTCACCAACACGATCCCGGTCGACGCGGAGCGCCTGGGAGACAAGCTCGACGTCCTCTCCGTGGCCCCGCTCTTCGGCGAGGCCATCATCCGGATCCACGAGGATCTCTCGGTCAGCAAGATGTTCGATTGA
- a CDS encoding S1C family serine protease, which translates to MEGENTYARMAAGPGQPGPEGAEPGAVTGAGAGEAERLPDETPGSGVPAPAATADGDQAPAGRRDRARRRLAALALVALGALVGAIAGTAATLAWIGPARYRPVPLPPPVPARPVVYSGQADVVQIYKQAAPAVVQILTPTGTGSGFIFDPAGYILTNNHVVEGARTVRVLLDDGREVTGRVLGVDPGNDVAVVAAQAGPAPLPTLPLGDSDAVQPGEPAIAIGFPLDEGKSVTAGIISGTGRVSERVNDWTLSGLIQTDAAINPGNSGGPLMNAAGQVIGINTLIASPVRGFTGIGFAVPINAVRAVLPDLLAGRRVEHPWLGIGGIPLNPQIADDLGLQVTSGILVQKVYPGTAAEEAGLRPAVQRPDGEWVGGDVITAIDGRALRDVAQLQSYLASRRVGDRVRLTVRRGDQTLTVEATLTARPEREALR; encoded by the coding sequence ATGGAGGGCGAGAACACCTACGCCCGCATGGCGGCCGGCCCCGGGCAGCCCGGGCCGGAGGGGGCGGAGCCGGGTGCCGTGACGGGCGCCGGGGCCGGAGAGGCGGAGCGCCTGCCGGACGAGACCCCGGGCTCCGGGGTGCCGGCGCCGGCGGCGACCGCGGATGGGGACCAGGCCCCGGCCGGGCGGCGGGACCGGGCGCGGCGGAGGCTGGCAGCCCTCGCGCTGGTGGCGCTGGGTGCCTTGGTGGGCGCGATCGCAGGAACTGCGGCGACGCTGGCGTGGATCGGTCCGGCCCGGTACCGGCCGGTGCCGCTGCCGCCGCCGGTGCCCGCCCGGCCGGTCGTGTACTCGGGTCAGGCAGACGTGGTGCAGATCTACAAGCAGGCTGCCCCGGCCGTCGTGCAGATCCTGACCCCGACCGGCACGGGCTCGGGGTTCATCTTCGACCCTGCGGGCTACATCCTGACGAATAACCATGTCGTCGAGGGCGCCCGCACGGTGAGGGTGCTCCTGGACGACGGGCGGGAGGTCACCGGCCGCGTCCTCGGGGTGGACCCGGGCAACGACGTGGCGGTGGTGGCCGCCCAGGCCGGTCCCGCGCCGCTGCCCACCCTGCCCCTGGGCGACTCGGACGCCGTGCAGCCGGGTGAGCCGGCGATCGCCATCGGCTTCCCGCTGGACGAGGGCAAGTCGGTCACGGCCGGGATCATCTCCGGCACGGGCCGGGTGAGCGAGCGGGTGAACGACTGGACCCTCTCGGGCCTGATCCAGACGGACGCCGCCATCAACCCCGGCAACTCCGGCGGGCCGCTCATGAACGCCGCCGGACAGGTGATCGGCATCAACACCCTGATTGCCAGCCCGGTGAGAGGTTTCACGGGGATCGGGTTCGCGGTGCCGATCAACGCCGTGCGCGCCGTGCTCCCGGACCTGCTGGCGGGCCGGCGCGTGGAGCACCCCTGGCTCGGGATCGGCGGCATCCCGCTGAACCCGCAGATCGCCGACGACCTCGGGCTGCAGGTGACGTCCGGCATCCTGGTCCAGAAGGTGTACCCCGGCACGGCGGCGGAGGAAGCCGGCCTGCGGCCTGCCGTCCAGCGGCCCGACGGGGAGTGGGTCGGGGGCGACGTCATCACGGCGATCGACGGGCGGGCCCTGCGGGACGTGGCGCAGCTTCAGTCGTACCTGGCCTCCCGCCGGGTCGGTGACCGGGTCCGGCTGACCGTCCGGCGCGGGGACCAGACGCTGACCGTCGAGGCGACCCTGACCGCCCGGCCGGAGCGGGAGGCGCTCCGGTAG
- the pth gene encoding aminoacyl-tRNA hydrolase — MTPWIVAGLGNPGPRYARTRHNVGFWVVDRIAGDKGLGPFRSGHQALYVEWRVGQERAVLLKPQTFMNLSGEAVAAALRWYKADAEHLIVIYDDIDLKPGRLRLREQGSSGGHRGVQSVIEAVGTSRFRRIRIGVGRPAPGWDAADWVLAPFDPDDEARVLEAVARAAEALEVAIRLGFTTAMNRFNGIA; from the coding sequence GTGACACCGTGGATCGTGGCGGGCCTGGGGAACCCGGGCCCGCGTTACGCTCGGACGCGGCACAACGTGGGCTTCTGGGTGGTCGACCGCATCGCGGGTGACAAGGGCCTGGGGCCCTTCCGCAGCGGCCACCAGGCTCTCTACGTGGAGTGGCGCGTGGGGCAGGAGCGGGCCGTGCTCCTCAAGCCCCAGACGTTCATGAACCTGAGCGGCGAAGCCGTGGCCGCGGCGCTGCGCTGGTACAAGGCGGACGCGGAGCACCTCATCGTGATCTACGACGACATCGACCTCAAGCCGGGGCGCCTGCGCCTGCGCGAGCAGGGTTCGAGCGGGGGCCACCGCGGCGTCCAGTCCGTCATCGAGGCGGTCGGCACCTCGCGCTTCCGGCGGATCCGCATCGGGGTCGGACGCCCGGCGCCCGGGTGGGACGCCGCGGACTGGGTCCTGGCCCCCTTCGATCCGGACGACGAGGCGCGGGTCCTCGAGGCCGTCGCGCGAGCGGCGGAGGCCCTCGAAGTCGCCATCCGCCTGGGCTTCACCACGGCCATGAACCGGTTCAACGGCATAGCGTGA
- a CDS encoding anti-sigma-F factor Fin family protein → MRVVYRCSRCGRQIAELHLPVLSEAALGLDALTPEERADIISFDAAAETVSLRSLCDRCVEGLEMDAPLAWRRVH, encoded by the coding sequence GTGCGCGTCGTCTATCGCTGTTCCCGGTGCGGCAGGCAGATCGCCGAGCTGCACCTGCCCGTGCTCAGCGAGGCCGCGCTGGGGCTGGACGCGTTGACCCCCGAGGAGCGCGCCGATATAATTAGCTTTGATGCGGCGGCTGAGACCGTCAGCCTGAGGTCGCTGTGCGACCGCTGCGTCGAAGGGCTGGAGATGGATGCCCCCCTTGCCTGGCGGCGGGTCCATTGA
- the mfd gene encoding transcription-repair coupling factor: MLAETLLDLLHQAPEFHTLLEGLKKGYTEQLVYGLSGSMKSFLVAGLRRETGRPVLVVTSSTQQAERMREDLATWLPGQEALVFPPMEYVPFEVVARSPEVAGQRLAVLERLALGENLVVIAPAPALLRTLLPRRIFQAALTRVRLGGDLDVRSFAAALSRRGYERVEMVEAGGQFAVRGDILDVWPLTADSPLRIETEWDRIARLTRFDPVSQRSTAEVEEALVGPAREFILPEQVEDALGRIRQELEQTVARLQRRYEREVRQAREKAEEFLRGEGAERLRETFFKPEDLASRLRERVESHLERLAAGVDFEGSDLYAPYFYPEAATLLDYFARPPLVVVDEPARLREAATDLDRQGQERQITHLERGGLLPGQLGLYLSYEAFLGRLRRWQSIHLSLLLRKVQGLEPQHTVAVTGRPMQEFHGQWPLFTEELNRWRQQHYRVFAVASTTERQQRLKTALLDSGVPPALAEPQLSLDGNLGWPQPAPGQVSVAAGSLEAGFLWPGLRLAVVTDGEIYGRTKKRRRVQPSPAGREGMRLTSFQDLNVGDYVVHKAHGIGRYLGVQSETILGVTRDYIVIQYEGTDRLKIPTDQLDQIQKYIGTDGHEPRLSRLGGTEWSRVKARVKESIREMAAELLRIQAMRQAVPGHAFSPDTPWQREFEDAFPYEETPDQLRAAEEIKRDMEKPRPMDRLLLGDVGYGKTEVALRAAFKACADGKQVAFLVPTTILAQQHFATCTQRFAGFPIVVDVLNRFRTPREQQQVLERLARGEIDLIIGTHRLLSDDVRFKDLGLVIVDEEQRFGVQHKEKLKRLRAMVDVLTLSATPIPRTLHMALVGLRDISTIATPPEDRYPVETYVAEFDEALIRDAIERELARGGQVYFVHNRIQTIERVAARLRELVPEARFAVAHGQMKEEKLEQVMLDFLDREYDVLVATTIVESGLDIPNVNTIIVNDADHLGLAQLYQLRGRVGRSNRVAYAYFLYRKDKVLSEVAEKRLQAIKDFTELGSGFKIAMRDLEIRGAGNILGPEQHGFILSVGFDLYTQLLEETIRELKGEAPPPPEFQPTVELPVDAFLSDQYIADPRQKIEAYKRISAIRTLDEARDVYDELTDRFGSLPKPAANLLALARLRVLAADAGVTSIAQTRDRVHFKFLIEQGPDRDVIADLNRKYRGRLQLSVTRPPTLTLRAHGFMPEDVLYAAEDILTRLVERSPARV, encoded by the coding sequence ATGCTGGCCGAAACCCTGCTGGATCTTCTCCACCAGGCACCCGAGTTCCACACGCTGCTCGAAGGGCTCAAGAAGGGCTACACGGAGCAGCTCGTCTACGGACTGAGCGGCTCGATGAAGTCCTTCCTGGTGGCCGGGCTGCGGCGCGAGACGGGGCGGCCCGTGCTCGTGGTGACCAGCAGCACCCAGCAGGCGGAGCGGATGCGGGAGGACCTGGCCACCTGGCTGCCCGGCCAGGAGGCGCTGGTGTTCCCGCCGATGGAGTACGTGCCCTTCGAGGTGGTGGCCCGCAGCCCGGAGGTGGCGGGACAGCGCTTGGCCGTGCTCGAGCGGCTTGCGCTGGGCGAGAACCTCGTCGTCATCGCCCCCGCCCCGGCGCTGCTGCGCACGCTGCTCCCTCGGCGGATCTTCCAGGCGGCCCTCACGCGGGTCCGCCTGGGCGGGGACCTCGACGTGCGGTCCTTCGCCGCGGCGCTCAGCCGTCGCGGCTACGAGCGTGTGGAGATGGTGGAGGCAGGGGGCCAGTTCGCCGTCCGCGGCGACATCCTCGACGTCTGGCCGCTGACCGCCGACTCGCCGCTGCGGATCGAGACGGAATGGGACCGCATCGCCCGCCTCACCCGTTTCGACCCCGTCTCCCAGCGCTCGACCGCCGAGGTGGAGGAGGCCCTCGTCGGCCCCGCCCGCGAGTTCATCCTGCCGGAGCAGGTGGAGGATGCGCTCGGCCGGATCCGGCAGGAACTGGAGCAGACGGTGGCACGCCTGCAGCGGCGCTACGAGCGGGAGGTGCGGCAGGCCCGCGAGAAGGCGGAGGAGTTCCTGCGCGGCGAGGGTGCCGAGCGCTTGCGGGAGACCTTCTTCAAGCCCGAGGACCTGGCTTCCCGCCTGCGCGAGCGCGTGGAGTCCCACCTCGAGAGGCTCGCGGCGGGAGTTGACTTCGAAGGCTCCGACCTGTACGCCCCCTACTTCTACCCCGAGGCGGCGACCCTCCTCGATTACTTCGCCCGCCCGCCGCTGGTGGTGGTCGACGAGCCGGCGCGCCTCCGGGAGGCGGCCACCGACCTCGACCGGCAGGGGCAGGAGCGCCAGATCACGCACCTGGAGAGGGGCGGGCTCCTCCCCGGGCAGCTCGGCCTGTACCTCTCCTACGAGGCGTTCCTGGGCCGGCTGCGCCGCTGGCAGTCGATCCACCTGAGCCTGCTGCTGCGCAAGGTCCAGGGCCTCGAGCCCCAGCACACCGTGGCGGTGACGGGCCGGCCCATGCAGGAGTTTCACGGACAGTGGCCGCTCTTCACGGAGGAGCTGAACCGCTGGCGGCAGCAGCACTACCGGGTCTTCGCCGTGGCGAGCACCACCGAGCGGCAGCAGCGGCTGAAGACCGCCCTCCTGGACTCGGGCGTGCCGCCGGCCCTGGCCGAGCCACAGCTGAGCCTGGACGGCAACCTGGGCTGGCCGCAGCCGGCCCCCGGGCAGGTGAGCGTCGCCGCCGGCAGCCTGGAGGCGGGGTTCCTGTGGCCCGGCCTGCGGCTCGCCGTGGTCACCGACGGGGAGATCTACGGCCGGACGAAGAAGCGGCGCCGGGTGCAGCCATCCCCGGCCGGCCGGGAGGGCATGCGCCTCACCTCCTTCCAGGACCTCAACGTGGGCGACTACGTCGTCCACAAGGCCCACGGCATCGGCCGGTACCTCGGGGTCCAGTCCGAGACCATCCTGGGCGTGACCCGGGACTACATCGTGATCCAGTACGAGGGCACGGACCGGCTCAAGATCCCGACCGACCAGCTCGACCAGATCCAGAAGTACATCGGCACGGACGGACACGAACCCCGGCTGAGCCGCCTGGGCGGCACCGAGTGGTCACGGGTCAAGGCGCGCGTCAAGGAGTCGATCCGGGAGATGGCGGCCGAGCTCCTGCGCATCCAGGCGATGCGCCAGGCGGTGCCCGGGCACGCCTTCAGCCCGGACACGCCGTGGCAGCGGGAGTTCGAGGACGCCTTCCCCTACGAGGAGACCCCGGACCAGCTGCGGGCCGCCGAGGAGATCAAGCGGGACATGGAGAAGCCGCGCCCGATGGACCGGCTCCTCCTCGGCGACGTGGGGTACGGGAAGACCGAGGTCGCGCTGCGGGCCGCCTTCAAGGCGTGCGCGGACGGCAAGCAGGTCGCCTTCCTGGTCCCCACCACCATCCTGGCCCAGCAGCACTTCGCCACCTGCACGCAGCGGTTCGCCGGCTTTCCCATCGTCGTCGACGTGCTGAACCGCTTCCGCACCCCCCGCGAGCAGCAGCAGGTGCTTGAGCGGCTCGCCCGGGGCGAGATCGACCTGATCATCGGCACCCACCGGCTCCTGAGCGACGACGTCCGCTTCAAGGACCTGGGCCTCGTCATCGTGGACGAGGAGCAGCGCTTCGGCGTCCAGCACAAGGAGAAGCTCAAGCGGCTGCGGGCGATGGTCGACGTCCTCACGCTGTCCGCCACCCCCATCCCGCGCACCCTTCACATGGCCCTGGTGGGCCTGCGGGACATCAGCACCATCGCCACCCCGCCCGAGGACCGGTACCCGGTGGAAACCTACGTGGCCGAGTTCGACGAGGCGCTCATCCGGGACGCCATCGAGCGCGAGCTGGCACGCGGCGGGCAGGTCTACTTCGTGCACAACCGGATCCAGACCATCGAGCGCGTCGCCGCCCGGCTGCGGGAGCTCGTCCCCGAGGCCCGCTTCGCCGTCGCCCACGGCCAGATGAAGGAGGAGAAGCTCGAGCAGGTGATGCTCGACTTCCTGGACCGGGAGTACGACGTGCTGGTGGCCACGACCATCGTCGAGTCGGGTCTGGACATCCCCAACGTGAACACGATCATCGTCAACGACGCCGACCACCTGGGCCTGGCGCAGCTGTACCAGCTGCGTGGCCGGGTCGGGCGGTCGAACCGGGTCGCGTACGCCTACTTCCTGTACCGCAAGGACAAGGTCCTGAGCGAGGTGGCCGAGAAGCGCCTGCAGGCGATCAAGGACTTCACTGAGCTCGGCTCCGGCTTCAAGATCGCCATGCGGGACCTCGAGATCCGGGGCGCGGGCAACATCCTGGGGCCCGAGCAGCACGGCTTCATCTTGAGCGTGGGCTTTGACCTGTACACTCAGCTCCTGGAGGAGACCATCCGCGAGCTGAAGGGCGAGGCCCCGCCGCCGCCGGAGTTCCAGCCCACCGTGGAGCTGCCGGTGGACGCCTTCCTGTCGGACCAGTACATCGCCGACCCGCGGCAGAAGATCGAGGCGTACAAGCGCATCAGCGCGATCCGGACCCTGGATGAGGCCCGCGACGTGTACGACGAGCTGACCGACCGCTTCGGCTCCCTGCCGAAGCCGGCCGCGAACCTGCTGGCCCTGGCCCGGCTCCGGGTGCTGGCCGCGGACGCCGGGGTGACCTCGATCGCCCAGACCCGCGACCGGGTGCACTTCAAGTTCCTGATCGAACAGGGGCCGGACCGGGACGTCATCGCCGACCTCAACCGCAAGTACCGGGGGCGCCTCCAGCTGTCGGTCACGCGGCCGCCCACCCTGACCCTGCGCGCCCACGGGTTCATGCCGGAGGACGTGCTCTACGCCGCCGAGGACATCCTCACCCGGCTGGTCGAGCGCTCCCCGGCCCGGGTGTGA
- a CDS encoding peptidylprolyl isomerase, with product MKRAFGVLLALAVAAALLAGCKARPTSGPAAAPGLPPGVVAEVGDVRIPAQALETRRKVLTLYYREEADESRLVDELVDQALLVAEARRRGLSVSEAEVEAELARFAGALEARYGGRAELEAAMSQVGLTWADLRRFLPDVLLAERAAAAVRGGVTVPEADLEEFYEENKARLYTFTDDVVRLRHILVPPEARDRAGDVLRRARAGEDFAALAREFSADPASRDHGGDLGYLRRADMDPDMAAVAFALMPGEVGGPVKSEFGWHIIKVDERRPPGTVPFAEARSDVVRRLLPARQAEALRKWLEEQRAAVPIRRATPAPGETAPRRQNGGKG from the coding sequence GTGAAGCGCGCGTTCGGGGTCCTGCTTGCCCTCGCCGTGGCCGCCGCCCTCCTGGCCGGGTGCAAGGCGCGGCCCACCTCAGGCCCGGCGGCGGCGCCGGGGCTGCCGCCGGGCGTGGTCGCGGAGGTCGGCGACGTCCGGATCCCGGCCCAGGCTCTCGAGACCCGCCGCAAGGTCCTCACCCTCTACTACCGGGAGGAGGCGGACGAGAGCCGCCTGGTCGACGAGCTCGTCGACCAGGCCCTCCTCGTCGCCGAAGCCCGGCGGCGAGGCCTGTCCGTCTCGGAGGCGGAGGTCGAGGCCGAGCTGGCCCGCTTCGCCGGGGCCCTGGAGGCGCGCTACGGCGGCCGTGCCGAGCTCGAGGCGGCGATGAGCCAGGTGGGGCTCACGTGGGCCGACCTGCGCCGTTTCCTCCCCGACGTGCTCCTGGCCGAGCGGGCGGCCGCGGCCGTGCGCGGCGGCGTTACCGTCCCCGAGGCAGATCTTGAGGAGTTCTACGAGGAGAACAAGGCGCGCCTCTACACCTTCACCGACGACGTGGTGCGCCTGCGCCACATCCTGGTCCCCCCGGAGGCGCGCGATCGGGCCGGCGACGTTCTCCGCCGCGCGCGGGCAGGGGAGGACTTCGCCGCGCTCGCCCGGGAGTTCTCTGCCGACCCCGCCAGCCGGGATCACGGCGGCGACCTGGGCTACCTGCGGCGCGCCGACATGGACCCGGACATGGCCGCGGTCGCGTTCGCCCTCATGCCCGGCGAGGTGGGCGGGCCGGTGAAGAGCGAGTTCGGCTGGCACATTATCAAGGTGGATGAGCGCCGCCCGCCCGGCACGGTCCCCTTTGCCGAGGCCCGGTCGGACGTCGTGCGGCGCCTCCTGCCGGCTCGCCAGGCCGAGGCGCTCCGCAAGTGGCTCGAAGAGCAGCGCGCGGCGGTGCCGATCCGGCGGGCGACCCCCGCCCCGGGAGAGACGGCGCCCAGGCGACAGAACGGTGGAAAGGGTTAA
- the spoVT gene encoding stage V sporulation protein T, which yields MKATGIVRRIDDLGRVVIPKEIRRTLRIREGDPLEIFVDRDGEVILKKYSPIGELGDFAKEYADSLYETTGHIALIADRDTVIAVAGAPKKEFMNKPIGSMVERVMEDRKSILVNRPGEQKNLRGALIGEDEEENAKYSALVVAPIVAAGDPIGAVILCSREPGVTMGDLELKLVETAAGFLAKQMEQ from the coding sequence ATGAAGGCCACAGGCATCGTCAGGCGCATCGATGACCTCGGCCGGGTCGTGATTCCGAAGGAGATCCGACGCACCCTGCGGATCCGGGAAGGCGATCCCCTGGAGATCTTTGTCGACCGCGACGGCGAGGTGATCCTGAAGAAGTACTCCCCCATCGGGGAGCTGGGGGATTTCGCCAAGGAGTACGCCGATTCCCTGTACGAGACCACGGGCCACATCGCCCTGATCGCGGACCGCGACACGGTCATCGCCGTGGCCGGCGCGCCGAAGAAGGAGTTCATGAACAAGCCGATCGGCTCCATGGTCGAGCGGGTGATGGAGGACCGGAAGTCCATCCTCGTCAACCGGCCCGGGGAGCAGAAGAACCTCCGGGGGGCGCTGATCGGCGAAGACGAGGAGGAGAACGCGAAGTACTCGGCGCTGGTGGTGGCTCCCATCGTGGCGGCCGGCGACCCGATCGGCGCGGTGATCCTGTGCTCCCGGGAGCCCGGCGTCACCATGGGGGACCTCGAATTGAAGCTGGTGGAGACGGCAGCGGGTTTCCTGGCCAAGCAGATGGAGCAGTAG
- a CDS encoding putative polysaccharide biosynthesis protein: MEEQFRKEGRVESFARGALIITLAVLFSRLLGALYRPIVVRLFAPFDGQHGEAGFGLTQVPAPAYLVVLSVSAFGINIAISRLVADRVARGRYRSAWRVFRLSLVLMSALGLVLGAAFYAAAPLLATAAGRPETAPGFQAIAPAIFLVSVMAAYRGLFQGLQRMGPYAASQVYEQIVRIVAGIALVWLLAPRSVPLAAAGYNFGATAGALTGLVYLVLVFWRQRRELLPTLFDPARADGRGQAAAGPDEAAWPVLREVLRLAAPISIIGAVQPLILMTDSFLVITRLEAAGVTAQSADALLGQLANSFSIVWLPAILTAGLYTSLVPAITESLARHNWAEARSRSITAYRLTLLFSLPATAGIWVLADGIYKLFFLSEGGPVLRALAPATFFMMLQQTSSGVLQGAGDIATPVRNFLLGAGLKVVLTFWWTATGLGARGAAYATGAAFALAGGLNVLAVRRRFGALARDPGDWLRPAAAALVMSAFAAAAERPLAALLGSQRLGTVAVVVLAAGVYGAALLGVRGITARDLRMLPGPGPRLAGLLLRWRLLPPEGGTETGSGGGTAR, from the coding sequence ATGGAGGAGCAGTTCCGCAAGGAGGGCCGGGTCGAGAGCTTTGCCCGCGGCGCACTGATCATCACGCTGGCGGTCCTGTTCTCCCGTCTCCTGGGGGCGCTGTACCGGCCGATCGTGGTGCGGCTGTTCGCGCCCTTCGACGGGCAGCACGGGGAGGCCGGGTTCGGGCTCACCCAGGTGCCGGCGCCGGCCTACCTCGTGGTGCTGTCGGTCTCGGCCTTCGGGATCAACATCGCCATCTCCCGCCTGGTGGCCGACCGCGTGGCCCGCGGCCGGTACCGCTCGGCCTGGCGGGTCTTCCGGCTGTCCCTGGTGCTCATGTCCGCCCTCGGCCTGGTCCTGGGCGCGGCCTTCTACGCCGCGGCCCCGCTTCTCGCCACGGCGGCGGGCCGGCCGGAGACCGCGCCGGGTTTTCAGGCCATCGCCCCGGCGATCTTCCTGGTCTCCGTCATGGCGGCCTACCGCGGGCTCTTCCAGGGCCTGCAGCGGATGGGACCGTACGCCGCCTCGCAGGTCTACGAGCAGATCGTGCGCATCGTGGCCGGCATCGCCCTGGTCTGGCTGCTGGCGCCTCGCAGCGTGCCGCTGGCGGCGGCGGGCTACAACTTCGGGGCCACCGCGGGGGCGCTGACCGGCCTCGTCTACCTCGTGCTGGTGTTCTGGCGGCAGCGGCGGGAACTCCTGCCCACACTGTTCGACCCCGCCCGGGCGGACGGCCGCGGCCAGGCAGCCGCGGGCCCGGACGAGGCGGCGTGGCCGGTCCTGAGGGAAGTCCTCAGGCTGGCGGCGCCGATCTCGATCATCGGGGCCGTGCAGCCTCTCATCCTCATGACGGACTCGTTCCTGGTCATCACCCGGCTGGAGGCGGCCGGAGTCACCGCCCAGTCGGCCGACGCCCTCCTGGGGCAGCTGGCGAACAGCTTCTCGATCGTCTGGTTGCCGGCCATCCTCACGGCGGGTCTCTACACGAGCCTGGTGCCCGCCATCACCGAGTCCCTGGCCCGCCACAACTGGGCGGAAGCCCGCTCCCGCTCCATCACGGCCTACCGCCTCACCCTGCTCTTCAGCCTGCCGGCGACGGCCGGCATCTGGGTCCTGGCGGACGGCATCTACAAGCTCTTCTTCCTGAGCGAGGGCGGGCCGGTGCTGCGCGCCCTCGCCCCCGCCACCTTCTTCATGATGCTGCAGCAGACGAGCTCCGGGGTGCTCCAGGGGGCCGGGGACATCGCCACCCCGGTCCGGAACTTCCTCCTGGGAGCCGGGCTCAAGGTGGTGCTCACCTTCTGGTGGACGGCGACGGGGCTTGGAGCCCGGGGCGCGGCGTACGCCACGGGCGCTGCCTTCGCCCTGGCGGGCGGCCTCAACGTCCTGGCCGTTCGCCGCCGCTTCGGCGCCCTCGCCCGGGACCCCGGGGATTGGCTCCGGCCGGCGGCGGCGGCCCTGGTGATGTCGGCGTTCGCGGCGGCGGCCGAGCGTCCGCTGGCCGCCCTCCTGGGGTCGCAGCGGCTCGGCACTGTTGCCGTGGTGGTGCTGGCAGCCGGCGTGTACGGCGCCGCGCTCCTGGGCGTGCGCGGGATCACCGCCCGGGATCTGCGCATGCTACCGGGACCGGGGCCGCGGCTGGCCGGGCTGCTCTTGCGCTGGCGGCTGCTCCCGCCGGAGGGAGGCACGGAGACAGGCAGCGGGGGAGGGACCGCCCGGTGA
- the mazG gene encoding nucleoside triphosphate pyrophosphohydrolase — protein MTRHPFDELVEVMVRLRGPGGCPWDREQTHRSLRPYLIEEAYEAAEAAQAGDDRHLAEELGDVLLQVVFHAQIARERGAFSIEDVVRRLTEKLVRRHPHVFGDVRVAGAGEVVRNWEAIKAAEAAARGESPGPRRLLEGVGKGQPALTRARKVQEKAAEVGFDWKDITGPLAKVSEEVAEIERARLRGGPEEIEAEVGDLLFAAVNVARKLGVDPELALSGAIRRFERRFAYIEDRAAASGKALREMSLEEMDTLWEEGKRAEK, from the coding sequence GTGACGAGACACCCGTTCGACGAGCTGGTGGAGGTCATGGTGCGCCTCAGGGGACCCGGGGGCTGCCCCTGGGACCGGGAGCAGACCCACCGCAGCCTGCGGCCCTACCTGATCGAGGAGGCGTACGAGGCTGCCGAGGCGGCCCAGGCCGGCGACGACCGCCACCTGGCGGAGGAGCTGGGGGACGTCCTCCTCCAGGTGGTGTTCCACGCGCAGATCGCCCGGGAGCGCGGGGCGTTCAGCATCGAGGACGTGGTGCGGCGGCTGACGGAGAAGCTTGTCCGCCGCCATCCGCACGTGTTCGGGGATGTCCGTGTCGCCGGGGCGGGGGAGGTCGTCCGCAACTGGGAGGCGATCAAGGCCGCCGAGGCGGCCGCCCGGGGCGAGTCGCCCGGGCCCCGGCGCCTCCTGGAAGGGGTGGGCAAGGGGCAGCCGGCCCTCACCCGGGCCCGGAAAGTGCAGGAGAAGGCGGCTGAAGTGGGGTTCGACTGGAAGGACATCACCGGCCCGCTGGCGAAGGTGAGCGAAGAGGTGGCCGAGATCGAGCGGGCCCGCCTCCGGGGCGGGCCGGAGGAGATCGAGGCCGAGGTGGGTGACCTGCTCTTCGCCGCGGTCAACGTGGCCCGGAAGCTGGGCGTCGACCCGGAGCTGGCCCTCAGCGGCGCGATCCGCCGGTTCGAGCGGCGCTTCGCTTACATCGAGGACCGGGCGGCGGCCTCCGGAAAGGCTCTCCGCGAGATGAGCCTGGAGGAGATGGATACACTATGGGAGGAAGGAAAACGGGCAGAAAAGTAG